A window from Flavobacterium sp. 83 encodes these proteins:
- a CDS encoding glycosyltransferase has protein sequence MILPNKKIKIALIGYRLSHGGAERVMASLSHFFEKQGIEIHNIIVVDEVSYSYSGKLVNLGKMKNTSNGLFNKWTRLMFLKKYLVENNFDFIIDFRFRIKPIQEFLIAKWLYKTKSIFTVHSYLIDHYMPNWSFLTRLMYADCYKMVSITDESKALIENKHHLNNVIRIYNPIDIESTREKSEEANELAYDYIIGVGQMETNMKQFDKLIEAYSQSILPKSNIHLVLLGDGERKLILQKLVRDKKVDDKVHFLGYQNNPFKYLKKAKFFVLSSLNEGLPNVILEALACETPVIAFDCLSGPNEMIQHKENGLLVENQNVEKLTEAMNLFVEDGNLYRYCKQNAPQSVQSFSISFIGKQWLDLMKISL, from the coding sequence ATGATTTTGCCTAACAAAAAAATTAAAATTGCTTTAATTGGTTATCGATTAAGTCATGGTGGAGCCGAAAGGGTTATGGCTTCTTTATCTCATTTTTTTGAAAAACAAGGTATAGAAATTCATAATATTATTGTTGTCGATGAAGTTTCCTATTCTTATTCCGGGAAACTGGTCAATTTGGGAAAAATGAAAAACACCTCCAACGGACTTTTTAATAAGTGGACCCGCTTGATGTTTTTGAAAAAATATCTCGTCGAAAATAATTTTGATTTCATCATTGATTTCCGATTCAGGATTAAACCCATTCAAGAATTTTTAATTGCAAAATGGCTTTATAAAACGAAATCTATTTTTACGGTTCATAGTTATTTAATTGATCATTACATGCCCAATTGGTCTTTTCTTACTCGCTTGATGTACGCGGATTGTTATAAAATGGTCAGTATTACAGATGAATCTAAAGCTTTGATAGAAAATAAGCATCACCTCAATAATGTTATCCGAATTTATAATCCTATCGATATTGAAAGTACTAGGGAGAAGAGTGAGGAAGCAAATGAACTTGCTTATGATTATATTATTGGCGTAGGCCAAATGGAAACAAACATGAAACAATTTGATAAATTAATAGAGGCATATTCACAATCTATTTTGCCAAAAAGCAATATTCATTTAGTTTTATTGGGCGATGGAGAACGAAAATTAATCCTGCAAAAGTTAGTTAGAGATAAAAAGGTTGATGATAAGGTACATTTTTTGGGATATCAAAATAATCCGTTTAAGTATTTGAAAAAAGCTAAATTTTTTGTTCTGAGTAGTTTAAATGAAGGATTGCCAAATGTTATTTTAGAAGCATTAGCTTGCGAAACGCCGGTTATTGCTTTTGATTGTTTGTCAGGTCCAAATGAAATGATTCAGCATAAAGAAAATGGATTGCTAGTCGAAAATCAAAATGTTGAAAAACTTACGGAAGCCATGAATTTATTTGTAGAAGATGGGAATTTATATCGATATTGCAAACAAAATGCACCGCAGAGCGTGCAGTCTTTTTCGATTTCGTTTATTGGAAAACAATGGTTGGATTTGATGAAAATTAGTTTGTAA
- a CDS encoding FdtA/QdtA family cupin domain-containing protein produces MTTLKDIQLIKLPVVQDTRGNLAFVQNDVLPFEFKRVYYLFDVPSNSFRGSHAHINQSEVLIALSGSFEVVLNDGFEKKSFLLNKPNIGLYIPTGMWRELENFSSGAVCLVFASGTYDEQDYIRDFDQFLAFKK; encoded by the coding sequence ATGACAACATTAAAAGACATACAATTAATTAAATTACCCGTTGTACAAGATACCCGCGGGAATCTGGCATTTGTTCAAAATGATGTTTTGCCATTTGAATTTAAGCGCGTTTATTACCTTTTTGATGTCCCTAGTAATTCTTTTCGGGGAAGTCATGCTCATATTAATCAAAGTGAAGTCCTAATTGCCTTGAGTGGAAGTTTTGAGGTTGTGTTAAATGACGGATTCGAAAAAAAATCATTCCTATTGAATAAACCCAATATTGGATTGTATATACCAACAGGAATGTGGCGTGAATTAGAAAATTTTTCATCTGGTGCGGTTTGCTTAGTTTTTGCATCTGGCACTTATGATGAACAGGATTATATTAGGGATTTTGATCAATTTTTGGCTTTTAAAAAATGA
- a CDS encoding cell division ATP-binding protein FtsE, which produces MSQSVLSLKNVNIYQEGKSILSHVNLDVKHGEFLYIIGKTGSGKSSLMKTLYGDLPLTEGEGNIVDFDLVTLKEDDIPFLRRKIGIVFQDFKLLPDRTVKDNMLFVLKATGWIDNDEMQRKIDEVLDKVGMKEFGNKMPHQLSGGEQQRVAIARALLNDPELILADEPTGNLDPQTSAEVLEVLKSINANGKTIIMATHDYALLMKFPSKTLKCEDERIFEVVQQRTA; this is translated from the coding sequence ATGTCACAATCCGTACTGTCTTTAAAAAATGTAAACATTTATCAAGAAGGTAAATCTATTTTATCCCACGTAAACTTAGATGTAAAACATGGTGAATTCCTTTACATCATTGGAAAAACAGGTTCTGGAAAAAGTAGCTTAATGAAGACTTTATATGGCGATTTACCTTTGACAGAAGGAGAAGGAAATATCGTAGATTTTGATTTAGTGACTTTGAAAGAAGACGACATCCCGTTTTTAAGAAGAAAAATTGGAATCGTTTTTCAAGATTTCAAATTACTACCGGACAGAACTGTAAAAGACAATATGTTATTTGTTCTTAAAGCCACTGGCTGGATTGACAACGATGAAATGCAACGAAAAATTGACGAGGTTTTAGATAAAGTTGGCATGAAAGAATTTGGCAACAAAATGCCACACCAACTTTCTGGTGGAGAACAACAACGTGTAGCAATTGCCAGAGCTTTGCTAAACGACCCTGAACTTATCCTTGCAGACGAGCCAACTGGGAATCTTGACCCTCAAACCAGCGCTGAAGTACTGGAAGTATTAAAAAGCATTAACGCCAATGGTAAAACCATTATTATGGCTACTCACGATTATGCTTTATTAATGAAATTCCCTTCCAAAACATTGAAATGTGAAGACGAAAGAATTTTTGAAGTAGTTCAGCAGCGAACTGCATAA
- a CDS encoding PhzF family phenazine biosynthesis protein yields MNIPFYIVDVFAENKYAGNQLAVFLGADSLSADEMQKIAREINFAESTFITRLEPEKSVAEIRIFTPEHEMKFAGHPIIGTSWVLMNKIFENHPERITLSVPIGEIPVHQSGDLVWLQAAQPEFLDTFSAKDFLSFSNLKSADFADKFPIQEVTTGSAFVIIPLKNIQALEHLILDKVKMDEWLRTHCKTNHRALYFYCLEDTKLNSRMLCIEENQLIEDAATGSASTCLQAFLLKYYSTEIQIVNHQGDYMNRSSRIYFEGKITKNHFDIKIGGKTQFVAKGEWEV; encoded by the coding sequence ATGAATATACCTTTTTACATTGTTGATGTTTTTGCCGAGAATAAATATGCAGGCAATCAACTGGCAGTTTTCTTAGGGGCTGATTCATTAAGTGCTGATGAGATGCAAAAAATTGCACGCGAAATCAACTTTGCTGAAAGCACCTTTATCACTAGGCTTGAGCCTGAAAAGAGCGTCGCTGAAATTAGAATTTTTACTCCGGAGCATGAAATGAAATTTGCAGGACATCCCATAATAGGGACTTCTTGGGTTTTAATGAATAAGATATTTGAAAATCATCCTGAAAGGATTACGTTATCGGTTCCAATTGGCGAAATTCCAGTGCATCAATCAGGTGATTTGGTTTGGTTGCAGGCAGCTCAACCGGAGTTCCTAGATACTTTTTCAGCAAAGGATTTTTTATCTTTCAGTAATTTAAAAAGTGCTGATTTTGCCGATAAATTCCCTATTCAGGAAGTGACCACAGGAAGCGCTTTTGTAATTATTCCTCTTAAAAATATACAAGCATTAGAGCATTTAATTCTGGACAAGGTTAAAATGGACGAATGGTTGCGTACACATTGTAAAACAAATCATAGAGCCTTGTATTTTTATTGTTTGGAAGATACAAAACTCAATAGCAGAATGTTGTGTATAGAAGAGAATCAACTTATTGAAGATGCGGCTACTGGTAGTGCCAGTACTTGTTTGCAAGCGTTTCTTTTAAAATATTATTCAACAGAAATACAGATTGTCAATCATCAGGGAGATTATATGAATAGATCTTCTCGAATTTATTTTGAAGGGAAAATAACTAAAAATCATTTTGA
- a CDS encoding glycosyltransferase family 2 protein: MLSILVPIYNYNVYPLVLELHKQCMDCGIDFEILCQDDASQSSLNVFNENINTIAKCSFISLKKNLAHRENRNSLAEQAKFDYLLFIDGDSVIIQDNYIKNYIANLTNFDVVYGGRLHPEKCPSNSQKLRWKYGRLIEDKAAVNRKKKAYQSLLFNNTIIKKDCFNKVKFDKNRKKYGHDDTQLSYQLSLLKSKVNHIENPVEHGDIDTNLVYLNKTKESLENLISLYEEKKIDIDFIRLLQLYHFLKRTKSTGFISKIYTFNEKPLTKNLTGNNPNLFFFNLFRIGYLCSIK; encoded by the coding sequence ATGCTTTCTATTCTTGTTCCAATATACAATTACAACGTTTATCCTCTTGTTTTAGAGTTGCATAAACAATGCATGGATTGCGGAATAGATTTTGAAATTTTATGCCAAGATGATGCTTCACAATCAAGTTTAAATGTATTTAATGAAAATATAAATACAATAGCAAAGTGTAGCTTTATTTCCTTAAAAAAAAATCTGGCACATCGCGAAAATAGAAATTCTCTCGCCGAGCAGGCAAAATTTGATTATTTGCTTTTTATTGATGGCGACTCAGTTATCATTCAGGATAATTACATAAAAAATTACATCGCCAATCTCACTAATTTTGATGTTGTTTATGGAGGTCGTTTGCATCCTGAAAAATGCCCCTCCAATAGTCAAAAACTACGTTGGAAATATGGAAGATTAATTGAAGATAAAGCTGCAGTAAACCGTAAGAAAAAAGCTTATCAATCATTACTTTTTAATAATACCATAATAAAAAAGGACTGTTTTAACAAAGTGAAGTTTGACAAAAACAGAAAGAAATATGGTCATGATGACACCCAACTTTCGTATCAGTTAAGTCTTTTAAAATCTAAAGTCAATCACATTGAAAATCCTGTTGAACATGGAGATATTGACACAAATTTGGTTTATCTAAACAAAACCAAAGAGTCGTTAGAAAATTTGATTTCGCTGTACGAAGAAAAGAAAATTGATATTGATTTTATACGATTACTTCAATTATATCATTTTTTAAAAAGAACAAAATCTACTGGTTTCATTTCAAAAATCTATACATTTAATGAAAAACCACTGACAAAAAATTTAACTGGAAATAACCCGAATTTATTCTTTTTTAATTTGTTCCGAATTGGATATTTGTGTTCAATAAAATAG
- a CDS encoding tetratricopeptide repeat protein: MRKISWPSLFLFFIIASTVFAQKSTIYTSDLKDFNEAVALFKDGQYASAQIIFNKVRETATTEELKSDCAYYAANCAIRTNQANADELMERFVSDYPTSVKQNQAYIEVAHYHFDQGNYPQALQWFDKVDESQLSASDRDKFNFQKGYSFFNAKKKKEATIYLNKVVNSAEYGSQAKYYLGFMAYEGDDYKQATKYFDEVSGEEKYKEKLSYYQADMNFKLGNFQKAIDLGEKAMAKSNPPEKSELNKIIGESYFNLKKYDTAIPYLVSYKGKRGRWNNTDFYQLGYAYYKQKEYENAISQFNKIIGGKDFVAQNAYYHLGESYLNTDKKQQALNAFKNASEMNFDAAIQEDASLNYAKLSYELGNSYQSVPAVLQAFLKNYPDNASRSEIEKLLIDSYISSKNYKEALVLLEKNKSPENKLAYQKVLFYRGLELYTDGSYEEALKMFSRSINEQRDAVFTSRATFWKGETEYVLDDFKSALLTFKQFVASSQATATPEYKNSNYNIAYTYFKLKEYDQAGNYFQSQIEKASGDKVRLNDSYLRLADCRFVTSKYGQAMDAYTKVIESKSVDADYAYFQKAISYGFIAKNDKKIEELSAFLQLYPKSEYRDDALFELGNTYVAENKTDLAVKTYDRLNAEFKRGSFTSRAILRQGLVYYNSDKDEQALVKFKKVAADFPKTPEALEAVATARLIYVDNGRVDEYANWVRTLDFVAVTDAELDNDTYEAAEKQFQQNNTKQAIAGFSGYVSKFPRGIHALQANYYLAQSYFSDGAESKSVPNYEFVIAQSRSEYTEQSLSRLAQIFLKNKDYDKAIPVLSRLENEADISQNKTFAQSNLMKSYYEKKDYPNSVIYAEKVLMNPKTDDNVKSDAQIIIARAAIQTGDEAKARTAYAKLMGIAKGELAAEALYYDAYFKNKDGKFEVSNVAVQKLAKNYSSYKYFGAKGLILMAKNFYGLKDSYQATYILENVIQNFNDFPDVVSEAQTELDAIKSEESKTNSSITK, from the coding sequence ATGCGTAAAATTTCTTGGCCCTCACTCTTTCTTTTTTTTATAATAGCTAGCACTGTTTTTGCACAAAAATCAACTATTTATACCAGTGATTTAAAAGATTTTAATGAAGCGGTTGCTTTGTTTAAAGATGGACAATATGCATCGGCACAAATTATTTTTAATAAGGTAAGAGAAACTGCTACTACTGAAGAGTTGAAATCAGATTGTGCTTATTATGCTGCTAATTGTGCCATTAGAACTAATCAAGCGAACGCAGATGAACTAATGGAACGATTTGTTTCGGATTATCCAACTAGCGTAAAACAGAATCAGGCGTATATTGAAGTGGCTCATTATCATTTTGATCAAGGGAATTATCCGCAGGCCTTACAATGGTTTGATAAAGTAGATGAAAGCCAATTGAGTGCTAGCGATCGAGATAAATTTAACTTCCAGAAAGGCTATAGTTTTTTTAATGCCAAAAAGAAAAAAGAAGCAACTATCTATTTAAATAAAGTGGTCAATTCTGCCGAATATGGCTCTCAGGCTAAGTATTACTTAGGATTCATGGCCTATGAAGGAGACGATTACAAACAAGCTACAAAATATTTCGATGAGGTTTCGGGTGAAGAAAAATACAAAGAAAAGCTTTCGTATTATCAAGCCGATATGAACTTTAAATTGGGTAATTTTCAAAAAGCAATTGATTTAGGCGAAAAAGCAATGGCTAAATCAAATCCTCCTGAAAAATCAGAATTGAATAAAATAATTGGCGAAAGCTATTTTAATTTAAAAAAATATGACACTGCAATCCCTTATTTGGTTTCCTATAAAGGGAAAAGAGGAAGGTGGAATAATACGGACTTTTACCAATTAGGCTATGCGTATTACAAACAAAAAGAGTACGAAAATGCTATTTCTCAGTTTAATAAAATTATAGGAGGAAAAGACTTTGTGGCTCAAAATGCGTATTATCATTTGGGGGAAAGTTACCTGAATACTGATAAGAAACAACAAGCTTTAAATGCGTTTAAAAATGCTTCAGAAATGAATTTTGATGCCGCTATTCAAGAAGATGCGAGTTTAAATTATGCAAAATTGAGTTATGAACTAGGAAATTCGTACCAAAGTGTACCAGCAGTTTTGCAGGCTTTTTTAAAAAATTATCCAGATAATGCAAGCCGTTCAGAGATTGAAAAATTATTGATTGATTCTTATATTTCTTCTAAAAACTACAAAGAAGCTTTAGTTTTATTGGAAAAAAATAAATCACCCGAAAATAAATTAGCCTACCAAAAAGTGCTTTTTTACAGAGGTTTAGAGTTGTATACTGACGGGAGTTATGAAGAAGCATTGAAAATGTTTTCGAGATCTATTAACGAACAAAGAGATGCTGTTTTTACTTCTAGAGCCACTTTCTGGAAAGGAGAAACCGAATATGTTTTAGATGATTTCAAAAGCGCTTTGTTGACTTTTAAACAATTTGTGGCTTCATCACAAGCAACAGCAACACCGGAATATAAAAATAGCAATTACAATATTGCTTACACGTATTTCAAATTGAAAGAGTACGATCAAGCAGGTAATTATTTTCAAAGTCAAATAGAAAAAGCATCTGGCGATAAAGTGCGGTTGAATGATTCTTATTTGCGTTTGGCAGATTGTCGTTTTGTTACTTCAAAATATGGACAGGCAATGGATGCATACACTAAAGTGATTGAATCTAAAAGTGTTGATGCGGATTATGCGTATTTTCAAAAAGCTATTTCCTATGGATTTATTGCTAAGAACGATAAAAAAATAGAAGAACTGAGTGCTTTTTTACAATTATATCCAAAATCAGAATATAGAGATGATGCTCTTTTTGAACTTGGAAACACTTACGTGGCCGAAAACAAAACGGACCTTGCAGTAAAAACATACGATCGATTAAATGCGGAATTCAAAAGAGGTTCCTTTACTTCAAGAGCAATATTACGTCAAGGGTTAGTGTATTATAATTCGGATAAAGACGAACAGGCATTGGTGAAATTTAAAAAAGTAGCCGCTGATTTTCCTAAAACTCCTGAGGCACTCGAAGCAGTTGCAACTGCTCGTCTAATTTATGTAGATAATGGCAGAGTGGATGAATATGCAAACTGGGTTCGTACTTTGGATTTTGTTGCTGTTACTGATGCAGAATTGGATAATGATACCTATGAAGCAGCTGAAAAGCAATTTCAACAAAATAACACAAAACAGGCAATTGCAGGATTTAGTGGGTATGTTTCTAAATTTCCAAGAGGCATTCATGCTTTACAAGCTAATTATTATTTAGCCCAATCTTATTTTTCTGATGGAGCAGAAAGCAAGTCAGTTCCTAATTATGAATTTGTAATTGCACAATCCAGAAGTGAATATACGGAACAGTCTTTGTCAAGATTGGCGCAAATTTTTCTTAAAAATAAAGACTATGATAAAGCAATACCGGTATTGTCTCGTTTAGAAAATGAAGCAGATATTTCTCAGAATAAAACATTTGCACAATCTAATTTGATGAAATCTTATTATGAAAAAAAGGATTATCCAAATTCAGTTATTTATGCGGAGAAAGTTTTAATGAACCCTAAAACGGATGATAATGTAAAAAGTGATGCACAAATCATTATTGCACGTGCCGCAATCCAAACCGGTGATGAAGCAAAAGCCCGAACTGCTTATGCAAAATTAATGGGAATTGCCAAAGGAGAATTGGCAGCCGAAGCCTTGTATTATGATGCATATTTTAAAAATAAGGATGGAAAGTTTGAAGTTTCAAATGTTGCCGTTCAAAAATTAGCCAAAAATTACTCAAGCTATAAATATTTTGGAGCCAAAGGATTAATCTTGATGGCAAAAAATTTTTATGGCTTGAAAGACAGTTATCAAGCAACTTATATTTTGGAAAATGTGATTCAAAATTTTAACGATTTTCCAGATGTTGTTTCAGAAGCACAAACAGAATTAGACGCTATTAAATCAGAAGAATCTAAAACAAATTCATCAATTACCAAGTAA
- a CDS encoding glycosyltransferase family 4 protein encodes MRLIYIVPNINNEGGVARVLSIKANYLVEKLGYEVHILTQNEGFYPLFYSFNSNIVFHDIHLKGNFFQFFNSYSKGLKSKIKVIHPDVIVVCDNGLKAYSIPFILKNKIPLILEMHSSRFIEEREFSKNILIKVRTDFIHALKKIGIKKYDQFVVETRESVAEWEVKNTTVIPNPLWFAPGKSSALENKKAIAVGRHVYEKGFDRMLQIWEKVVAKHPDWILEIYGKSSENFALQSLAKSLNISDNVVFYEPVQDIDEKYLQASFYLMTSRFEGFGMVLIEAMASGLPCIAYNCPCGPRAIISHNADGFLIENGNESDYIKAIETLIENAALRKEMGKNAKIATEKYNIDSIMQTWNQLFIEIKKN; translated from the coding sequence ATGAGGCTTATTTATATAGTTCCAAACATAAATAATGAAGGTGGTGTTGCTAGAGTCCTTTCGATAAAAGCTAATTATCTTGTTGAAAAATTAGGATATGAAGTTCATATTCTAACGCAAAATGAAGGTTTTTATCCTTTGTTTTATTCTTTTAATTCCAATATTGTTTTTCATGATATACATTTGAAAGGTAATTTTTTTCAGTTTTTTAATTCTTATTCTAAAGGTTTAAAAAGTAAAATTAAAGTAATTCACCCCGATGTTATTGTTGTTTGCGATAATGGTTTAAAAGCATATTCAATTCCTTTTATTTTAAAAAACAAAATCCCGCTTATTCTGGAAATGCACAGTTCGAGGTTTATTGAGGAAAGAGAATTTAGTAAAAATATTTTAATAAAAGTTAGAACTGATTTTATCCATGCCCTTAAAAAAATCGGAATAAAGAAATACGATCAATTTGTTGTTGAAACAAGGGAAAGTGTGGCAGAATGGGAAGTGAAAAATACAACTGTAATTCCAAATCCCCTTTGGTTTGCACCAGGAAAATCCAGTGCTTTAGAAAATAAAAAAGCTATTGCTGTTGGGCGACATGTTTATGAAAAAGGATTTGATCGAATGTTGCAAATTTGGGAAAAAGTGGTTGCCAAACATCCGGATTGGATATTGGAAATTTATGGAAAATCATCAGAAAATTTTGCTTTGCAATCGTTAGCTAAAAGCCTGAATATTTCTGATAATGTTGTTTTTTATGAACCGGTTCAAGATATTGATGAAAAGTATTTACAAGCTTCATTTTATCTGATGACTTCTCGATTTGAAGGTTTTGGTATGGTTTTGATTGAAGCTATGGCTTCCGGATTGCCATGTATTGCTTATAATTGTCCTTGTGGCCCAAGAGCTATAATTTCTCATAACGCAGATGGTTTTTTAATCGAAAATGGGAATGAATCGGATTATATTAAAGCAATTGAGACTCTGATCGAAAATGCGGCATTAAGAAAAGAAATGGGTAAAAATGCGAAAATAGCAACCGAAAAATACAATATAGACTCCATCATGCAAACATGGAATCAACTATTTATTGAAATCAAAAAGAATTAA